In Candidatus Methanomethylophilus alvi Mx1201, a genomic segment contains:
- a CDS encoding arsenic resistance protein has translation MDLMGRGQPILIMAAAIIGIVLGDVTPLGAAPSTAVEIFLMMLLFVLFLSVDLRKVSGSFANIRFTGAALAINFLFTPVLAYLLGIIFFPDSVDIRIGLLMLLVTPCTDWYIVFTGMSKGNVELGLSILPLNLILQIVLMPVYLLVFIGDGADMHTASLLVDMAVVLAVPLAASLIFKRAFGTHERIWNALSEKGDHLQLLFLCLAVAVMFASEGDTLMDNPAMLLELFIPLLIFFTVLLAVAQAIGRGLGFPRRDIVSLNFTTLARNSPLALAIAVATFPDSPLISLALVIGPLIELPVLSLISAALLKWNTKEGPKTSDGCP, from the coding sequence ATGGATCTGATGGGCAGGGGACAGCCCATATTGATCATGGCCGCCGCGATCATAGGGATCGTCCTGGGAGACGTCACACCCCTGGGTGCCGCACCGTCGACGGCCGTAGAGATATTCTTGATGATGCTCCTGTTCGTCCTGTTCCTGTCCGTAGACCTCCGCAAGGTGAGCGGATCCTTCGCCAACATACGTTTCACCGGTGCGGCACTTGCTATAAATTTCCTCTTCACACCGGTTCTGGCATATCTGCTCGGGATCATATTCTTCCCCGACTCCGTCGACATACGTATCGGTCTCCTCATGCTCCTGGTCACCCCGTGTACCGACTGGTACATAGTATTCACCGGCATGAGTAAAGGGAATGTGGAGCTGGGTCTCTCCATCCTGCCGCTTAATCTCATTCTGCAGATCGTCCTGATGCCCGTATATCTTCTGGTGTTCATAGGAGACGGTGCTGACATGCATACGGCGTCCCTCCTTGTCGACATGGCCGTGGTCCTGGCGGTCCCTTTGGCCGCATCCCTGATATTCAAACGCGCATTCGGAACCCACGAAAGGATCTGGAACGCTCTGTCCGAGAAGGGGGACCATCTTCAACTCCTGTTCCTGTGCCTGGCGGTCGCGGTGATGTTCGCCTCGGAAGGAGACACGCTCATGGACAACCCTGCGATGCTGCTGGAACTCTTCATACCTCTCCTCATATTCTTCACGGTCTTGCTGGCAGTGGCACAGGCGATAGGGAGAGGTCTCGGATTCCCCCGCAGAGACATAGTCTCGTTGAACTTCACCACTTTGGCCAGGAACTCGCCGCTCGCATTGGCTATCGCAGTCGCCACATTCCCCGACAGCCCGTTGATATCCCTGGCATTGGTGATAGGGCCTCTGATCGAGCTCCCCGTACTGTCGCTGATATCGGCCGCACTCCTGAAATGGAATACGAAAGAAGGTCCGAAGACATCGGACGGCTGTCCCTGA
- a CDS encoding TetR/AcrR family transcriptional regulator — protein MGRRPDPRTESTKMRIKKALLKYLCDSPFERITVKNICDSAGIDRGTFYTHYRNLSATLDEIIDEALEEEPSRRPYRCTLTDGQYNCPYGICDKVREHPEYGAVFFNESLTEKIIDRISSYSEAKYVASLTHQCDLSPEQARTLFLFQLNGCLAINRAAYRKGEKDWEETRDLVGGFIQGGLGRYKK, from the coding sequence ATGGGAAGGAGACCGGACCCTCGTACGGAAAGCACCAAGATGCGTATAAAGAAAGCATTATTGAAGTATCTCTGCGACTCTCCTTTCGAGAGAATAACCGTCAAAAACATCTGCGATTCCGCCGGTATCGACCGCGGCACGTTCTACACCCATTACAGAAACCTCTCAGCCACCCTCGACGAGATCATAGACGAGGCTCTGGAAGAAGAGCCTTCAAGGAGGCCGTACCGCTGCACACTGACGGATGGGCAATACAACTGTCCGTATGGGATATGCGACAAGGTCCGCGAACATCCGGAGTATGGTGCGGTGTTCTTCAACGAATCGCTGACGGAGAAGATCATCGACAGGATCTCGTCATATTCAGAGGCGAAATACGTCGCATCCCTGACCCATCAATGCGACCTATCTCCGGAACAGGCCCGGACACTCTTCCTTTTCCAGCTCAACGGGTGCCTCGCCATCAACAGGGCCGCATACCGCAAAGGGGAAAAGGACTGGGAGGAGACCAGGGACCTGGTCGGCGGATTCATACAAGGCGGTCTCGGCCGCTATAAGAAATGA
- a CDS encoding asparagine synthase-related protein produces MMTCHTELRDSIVEAVKTNVEGKDVAVACSGGLDSGLVSALAKRYARSVTLYTCGTSNAFDVAMAKDLSEKIGLTWNHVQISKSNICDMISELALAGDTDDAFTISYELQLFSVCMAAKEDIVLSGQGSDEYFMGCAKFVGASDDEYAILVETAKQRLNEISVPCEKKIAKHFGKTLIYPYLEDSVRSRIDDIDILEMKPADMSSRKSVLKDIARDLGYGFLAERVKKSSQYGSGTTDLIRGLAKERGMEYNEFIDSICEDAFKGKSKMIRGSIVTARVDPIVKAKAEDILGRQGMKPSEAINVLYERIIRDGKFL; encoded by the coding sequence TCCATCGTCGAAGCGGTGAAGACGAATGTCGAAGGAAAAGATGTGGCAGTCGCATGCTCCGGGGGACTGGATTCGGGACTGGTATCCGCACTTGCAAAAAGATATGCCCGCTCGGTCACCCTGTACACATGCGGGACCTCCAATGCATTCGATGTCGCCATGGCCAAGGATCTTTCCGAAAAGATCGGACTCACATGGAACCATGTACAGATATCCAAGAGCAACATATGCGACATGATATCCGAACTGGCATTGGCCGGCGATACGGACGATGCGTTCACGATATCCTACGAACTGCAGCTTTTCAGCGTCTGCATGGCAGCAAAGGAAGACATCGTATTGTCAGGACAGGGCTCCGATGAATACTTCATGGGCTGTGCGAAATTCGTCGGGGCATCCGATGACGAATACGCCATCCTGGTAGAGACCGCCAAACAGAGGCTCAACGAGATATCCGTGCCTTGTGAGAAGAAGATCGCGAAACATTTCGGAAAGACCCTCATATATCCGTATTTGGAAGACTCGGTTCGCAGCAGGATAGACGACATCGACATTCTGGAGATGAAACCGGCAGACATGTCGTCCCGCAAATCGGTCCTCAAGGACATAGCGAGGGACCTCGGATACGGATTCCTTGCAGAAAGGGTGAAGAAATCCTCGCAGTACGGCTCCGGGACCACGGATCTGATACGCGGATTGGCCAAAGAAAGAGGCATGGAGTATAACGAATTCATAGATTCGATATGCGAGGATGCGTTCAAAGGCAAATCCAAGATGATCCGCGGATCGATCGTGACGGCCAGAGTGGACCCCATAGTAAAGGCGAAGGCCGAAGACATACTCGGAAGACAGGGAATGAAACCCTCGGAAGCGATAAATGTGCTGTATGAGAGGATAATCAGAGACGGAAAGTTCCTCTGA
- a CDS encoding tellurite resistance TerB family protein, whose product MSDFDRLCKEFEKMDPLTYSAVIKEKSVGILTALSAITKNGMDGMTIYADFILCSIAADGKLSKEEFSVLQPSLCLLMGKDVTYEDARSMFKELGLDRSKDYKEVMDLMVDILGLVSQELKDDIITVCMMVCAIDGRISFREKRWIRRLIE is encoded by the coding sequence ATGAGCGATTTCGACAGGCTCTGCAAAGAATTCGAGAAGATGGACCCCCTCACCTACTCTGCTGTAATAAAAGAGAAGTCCGTCGGGATCTTGACCGCACTGTCCGCCATCACCAAGAACGGGATGGACGGGATGACCATCTATGCGGACTTCATCCTCTGCTCGATAGCGGCAGACGGCAAGCTCTCCAAGGAGGAATTCTCCGTCCTGCAACCATCCCTCTGTCTCCTCATGGGGAAGGATGTGACATACGAGGATGCCAGATCCATGTTCAAGGAACTGGGACTCGACAGATCCAAGGATTACAAGGAAGTCATGGACCTCATGGTCGACATCCTGGGTCTCGTATCCCAGGAATTGAAGGATGACATAATAACGGTCTGCATGATGGTATGTGCGATAGATGGAAGAATCTCCTTCAGAGAGAAGAGATGGATTAGACGGCTTATTGAATGA